In Ktedonobacteraceae bacterium, one genomic interval encodes:
- a CDS encoding enoyl-CoA hydratase — MRTDFQELLIQQDGGVLTITMNRPQVLNAFDEIMLAELTEAIEAAAQDENVRCVVLTGAGRAFGSGQDLRSLTERRSGDESMKVSEHLQKYHRVVLAIRSMPKPVIAAVQGVAAGISCNIALACDLRIAADNARFIEAFARIALVPDGGGAFFLTRLVGTGKAMEMSMLADEVSGPEAERIGLVNKCVPLAEFEEATKALAQRLANGPTTAYGLIKKLIYTSAEVDLQTSLKLEGELQDIAFETQDHRNAVQAFLQKRKPEYTGR; from the coding sequence ATGCGAACCGATTTCCAGGAACTGCTCATTCAGCAGGATGGCGGCGTCCTCACCATTACCATGAATCGACCGCAGGTACTCAACGCCTTCGATGAAATCATGCTGGCCGAATTGACCGAAGCTATCGAAGCTGCCGCACAGGACGAAAACGTGCGCTGCGTCGTTCTCACCGGCGCGGGTAGAGCATTCGGCTCGGGGCAAGACCTGAGAAGTCTCACTGAACGGCGTTCCGGCGATGAATCGATGAAGGTCAGCGAACACCTGCAAAAATATCATCGCGTCGTCCTCGCCATACGCAGTATGCCCAAGCCCGTCATCGCCGCCGTCCAGGGAGTCGCCGCCGGTATATCCTGCAATATCGCGCTTGCCTGCGACCTGCGTATCGCCGCCGACAACGCCCGTTTTATCGAAGCTTTCGCTCGCATTGCCCTTGTTCCTGATGGCGGCGGCGCATTTTTCCTGACGCGCCTGGTCGGAACCGGTAAGGCCATGGAGATGTCAATGCTGGCCGACGAGGTGAGCGGCCCGGAGGCCGAGCGCATTGGCCTGGTCAATAAATGCGTCCCACTGGCGGAGTTCGAAGAGGCCACCAAAGCGCTTGCTCAACGCCTGGCAAATGGGCCAACCACTGCTTACGGCTTGATTAAAAAACTTATCTATACGTCGGCAGAAGTTGACCTGCAAACATCGCTCAAGCTCGAAGGTGAGCTACAGGATATCGCCTTCGAAACGCAGGATCACCGCAATGCCGTGCAAGCCTTCCTGCAAAAACGCAAGCCAGAATATACCGGGAGGTAG
- a CDS encoding acyl-CoA dehydrogenase translates to MDFTLNEEQLAIRDTCREFAQQEIKPRAEEMDRTGAFPYDIIRQMGQLGLLGLPFPEEYGGAGADFLSYCLAIEEISRGDVSVGITMEAHTSLGSTPFYLFGTEEQKQRYLVPLARGEKLWAFGLTEPEAGSDSGGTQTRAVLRDGNWHINGAKAFITNAGTDMTGGVTITAVTGTRPDGRKEITNFIIPKGTPGYIIGQPYKKMGWKASDTRPLTFEDCVVPEENMLGQRGEGFKHFMHILDAGRIAIAALSVGLAQACLDEALSYAKVRKQFGKPISSFQAIQFKLADMDTEIELARLMYYKAAWLHMQGKPFRREAAIAKLFASETAKRAADQAVQIHGGYGFMDEFPVSRYWRSVKINEIGEGTSEVQRMVIAKHLGI, encoded by the coding sequence ATGGACTTCACGCTCAATGAAGAGCAATTGGCAATTCGCGATACCTGTCGCGAGTTCGCGCAACAAGAGATCAAACCGCGCGCGGAAGAAATGGACCGCACCGGCGCGTTCCCCTACGACATTATTCGCCAGATGGGACAGTTAGGGCTGCTAGGACTGCCGTTCCCCGAAGAATATGGTGGCGCGGGCGCTGATTTCCTCTCCTACTGCCTCGCTATCGAGGAAATCTCGCGCGGGGATGTTTCGGTCGGCATTACCATGGAGGCTCATACCTCGCTGGGTTCGACCCCTTTTTACCTGTTCGGCACCGAAGAACAGAAGCAGCGGTACCTGGTACCACTGGCCCGCGGCGAAAAGCTCTGGGCCTTCGGTCTCACCGAGCCAGAAGCAGGCTCCGATTCGGGTGGCACGCAGACACGGGCCGTCCTGCGCGATGGGAACTGGCATATCAATGGTGCCAAAGCCTTTATCACCAATGCCGGGACAGATATGACGGGCGGCGTCACCATCACGGCCGTCACCGGTACGCGCCCCGACGGTCGCAAAGAGATCACCAACTTTATCATACCCAAAGGTACGCCTGGCTACATCATTGGCCAGCCCTACAAAAAAATGGGTTGGAAAGCCTCTGATACACGCCCACTCACCTTCGAAGATTGCGTCGTACCTGAAGAAAACATGCTGGGCCAGCGTGGAGAAGGCTTCAAGCACTTCATGCATATCCTCGATGCCGGGCGTATCGCCATTGCCGCGCTCTCGGTGGGTCTCGCCCAGGCCTGCCTCGATGAAGCGCTGAGCTATGCTAAAGTACGCAAGCAGTTTGGCAAACCCATCAGTTCATTCCAGGCTATCCAGTTTAAACTCGCCGATATGGATACAGAAATAGAACTCGCTCGTTTAATGTACTATAAGGCCGCGTGGTTGCATATGCAGGGCAAACCTTTCCGGCGAGAAGCAGCGATAGCCAAACTCTTCGCCTCGGAAACGGCCAAGCGCGCCGCGGACCAGGCGGTGCAAATTCATGGCGGCTACGGCTTCATGGATGAATTTCCGGTCTCGCGCTACTGGCGCAGCGTCAAAATCAACGAAATTGGTGAAGGCACCAGCGAGGTGCAGCGTATGGTGATCGCGAAACACCTGGGCATCTAA
- the holB gene encoding DNA polymerase III subunit delta', with translation MWSPSSCLWVINGFTSLAITACFCYHDAMNEAAQPPASSDWNIVGHEHSINTLRRTLAAQRVRHAYLFTGPEHIGKTLLACRFAQTLLCTGGPDPTIAPQNPCNTCLSCRKVMHGNHPDVHYISRPPGRQFILIEQVRALQSDSARRTLEGRRNIFIIEGMHEMNLDAANCLLKTLEEPEPDVVLLLTAPDPGLLLPTILSRVQQVPMHLLTTSQIKTALEQQWQVESDEATLIAALAAGRMGWAIQAIEDEDMLAERKTQLDTLATLPTLSKVKRFDLAQRLSADSDKLRGILELWLLWWRDMVLAANNSLDLVVNIDMRNQLQKQAAKIGASEAQRMVRAILRTAEALDQNVNARVALEVLMLDIPTIR, from the coding sequence TTGTGGTCACCTTCAAGCTGCTTATGGGTAATCAACGGCTTCACCAGTCTTGCCATTACAGCCTGTTTCTGCTACCATGACGCTATGAATGAAGCAGCACAGCCGCCAGCATCATCCGATTGGAATATCGTCGGCCACGAGCATTCCATCAACACCCTGCGCCGCACGTTGGCCGCGCAGCGGGTGCGTCATGCCTATCTGTTTACCGGTCCCGAACATATCGGCAAAACACTGCTCGCGTGTCGATTCGCCCAGACGCTCTTATGCACTGGCGGGCCTGATCCCACTATTGCGCCGCAAAATCCCTGCAACACTTGCCTTTCCTGTCGCAAGGTCATGCACGGCAACCATCCCGACGTACACTACATCTCGCGGCCGCCGGGCAGACAATTCATCCTCATTGAGCAGGTACGCGCGTTGCAAAGCGATTCGGCTCGCAGGACATTAGAGGGACGGCGCAACATCTTTATCATTGAAGGCATGCACGAAATGAATCTAGATGCCGCCAACTGCCTCTTGAAAACCCTCGAAGAGCCTGAACCCGATGTCGTCCTGTTGCTCACCGCGCCAGATCCCGGCCTGTTACTCCCAACCATCCTCTCGCGGGTGCAGCAAGTTCCCATGCATTTGCTGACCACCTCGCAGATCAAAACCGCTTTAGAGCAACAATGGCAGGTCGAATCGGATGAAGCCACTTTAATCGCAGCCCTCGCTGCCGGGCGCATGGGATGGGCGATACAGGCGATAGAAGATGAAGACATGCTGGCGGAACGTAAGACGCAGCTGGATACCCTGGCAACACTGCCTACTTTAAGCAAGGTGAAACGTTTTGACCTGGCCCAGCGCCTCAGCGCCGACAGCGACAAGCTGCGTGGTATACTTGAGTTGTGGTTGCTGTGGTGGCGTGATATGGTATTAGCGGCGAACAATAGCCTTGACCTGGTCGTCAACATAGATATGCGTAACCAGCTACAGAAGCAGGCCGCGAAAATTGGCGCATCCGAGGCTCAACGCATGGTGCGCGCTATCCTGCGTACCGCCGAGGCGCTCGATCAAAACGTCAATGCCCGTGTCGCACTCGAAGTGTTGATGCTGGATATACCCACTATCAGATAG
- the map gene encoding type I methionyl aminopeptidase, translated as MSIESEQDLQALLRIGKIVGLTLQEMQKSVRPGITTGELDQIGAAFLKSHGARSAPPMVYGFPGTACISLNDEAAHGIPGDRVVEAGDLVKIDVTAELDGYYADAAVTVAVPPVSPLKSRLVACAKAALDKGILAAQAGKPINAIGRTVELEVQHRKFSVIRELCGHGVGRTIHEEPRVIPSYYSPQFSQRLTEGLVLAIEPHISAKAARIQDSVDGWTLKTNNGTPVANYEHTVVVTKGKPLVVTAI; from the coding sequence ATGTCGATTGAATCAGAACAGGATTTACAGGCCCTTTTACGTATCGGAAAAATCGTTGGCCTCACCTTACAGGAGATGCAAAAAAGCGTTCGACCGGGAATAACCACCGGCGAGCTTGACCAGATTGGAGCGGCCTTCCTTAAAAGCCACGGTGCCCGTTCCGCCCCACCAATGGTCTATGGCTTTCCGGGCACCGCCTGCATCTCACTGAACGATGAAGCAGCCCACGGTATTCCGGGTGATCGGGTTGTTGAAGCGGGCGACCTCGTAAAGATTGATGTCACTGCTGAACTGGATGGCTATTACGCCGATGCAGCGGTCACCGTCGCAGTTCCCCCGGTATCACCGCTCAAGAGCCGTTTAGTTGCCTGCGCGAAAGCCGCGCTTGATAAAGGCATTCTCGCGGCCCAGGCTGGTAAGCCGATCAACGCCATCGGTCGCACCGTCGAACTGGAAGTCCAGCATCGCAAGTTCTCCGTCATACGCGAACTCTGCGGGCATGGCGTCGGCAGAACCATTCACGAGGAGCCGCGCGTCATTCCAAGCTACTACTCTCCACAGTTTTCGCAGCGCCTGACCGAAGGCCTCGTACTCGCCATCGAGCCACACATCTCCGCCAAAGCCGCGCGTATTCAGGACTCGGTGGACGGCTGGACGCTGAAGACCAACAACGGCACGCCCGTCGCGAACTATGAACATACTGTCGTAGTCACAAAAGGCAAGCCGCTCGTGGTTACAGCTATCTAA
- the metK gene encoding methionine adenosyltransferase, with protein sequence MSNFMKSPKSFFTSESVTEGHPDKLCDQISDAVLDAILAQDPMARVACETATTTGLVLVAGEITTTAWIDMPAVVRKTIEQVGYVSADYGFDYRTCGVVTSIGKQSPDIDLGVSRSMEAKTGIAVLSDSELESIGAGDQGMMIGFACNETPEYMPMPISLAHKLTRQLSRVRRKSWEGTGPMAYLRPDGKSQVTIQYEYGRPVRVDTVVVSTQHADYVDKDQIRSDVIDYIIKPTIPAHLLDSNTKFFVNPTGRFVTGGPMGDAGLTGRKIIVDTYGGMARHGGGAFSGKDPTKVDRSASYAVRHIAKNVVAAGLADRVELQVAYAIGVARPLSLFIDTFGTGKVSDEEIVRLINEHFDLRPAGIIQSLNLRRPIYQPTAAFGHFGRTDLDLPWEALDKVPMLRKGVGASVETSDQAAMTEGEMMDVD encoded by the coding sequence ATGAGCAATTTTATGAAAAGTCCGAAATCGTTTTTCACGAGCGAATCGGTCACTGAGGGGCACCCCGACAAGCTCTGCGACCAGATTTCGGATGCCGTCCTCGATGCAATTCTGGCCCAGGACCCCATGGCCCGTGTCGCCTGCGAAACTGCTACCACCACAGGTCTCGTGCTTGTCGCCGGTGAAATCACCACCACCGCCTGGATCGACATGCCAGCCGTCGTGCGCAAAACGATTGAGCAGGTTGGCTATGTCAGCGCCGATTATGGCTTTGACTATCGCACGTGTGGAGTTGTTACCTCTATCGGCAAGCAGTCGCCAGATATTGATCTGGGAGTCAGCCGCTCAATGGAGGCCAAAACGGGCATCGCTGTCCTGAGCGATAGCGAATTGGAGAGCATCGGCGCGGGCGACCAGGGCATGATGATCGGTTTCGCCTGCAACGAGACCCCGGAGTACATGCCCATGCCTATCAGCCTGGCCCACAAACTCACCCGCCAGCTCTCGCGCGTGCGTCGCAAATCGTGGGAGGGCACCGGCCCCATGGCCTATCTACGGCCCGACGGGAAAAGCCAGGTCACCATTCAGTACGAATATGGTCGCCCCGTTCGCGTCGATACTGTCGTCGTCTCTACTCAGCACGCGGATTACGTCGATAAGGACCAGATTCGCTCCGATGTCATCGACTATATTATCAAGCCGACCATTCCCGCGCACTTACTTGATAGCAACACCAAATTTTTTGTCAATCCCACAGGCCGTTTCGTCACCGGTGGTCCCATGGGCGATGCCGGATTAACCGGGCGCAAAATCATCGTTGATACCTATGGCGGCATGGCGCGGCATGGTGGTGGCGCCTTTAGCGGCAAGGACCCGACCAAAGTTGATCGGTCAGCATCCTACGCGGTACGTCACATCGCCAAAAATGTCGTCGCCGCCGGGCTTGCGGATCGCGTGGAATTGCAGGTCGCCTATGCCATCGGCGTAGCTCGCCCGCTTTCGCTCTTTATCGACACATTCGGCACCGGCAAGGTTTCGGACGAAGAAATCGTGCGCCTCATCAATGAACACTTTGATCTACGGCCCGCCGGTATCATTCAATCCTTGAACCTGCGCCGGCCCATTTACCAGCCTACCGCGGCATTCGGCCACTTCGGTCGTACAGACCTCGATCTTCCCTGGGAAGCTCTCGACAAGGTTCCTATGCTGCGCAAAGGCGTGGGCGCCAGCGTAGAAACCAGTGACCAGGCCGCGATGACAGAAGGGGAAATGATGGATGTCGATTGA
- a CDS encoding RNA polymerase sigma factor, with protein sequence MDTSIRLYNSNSRLRSLLNDEPQARPTVPLQDEENGPAEVSVSGDERATDSLEAQSVAVPQEQAQRVDVADFEAIFLRFQGPITNFIYHLIGNREQAYDLAQDVFVKAYKALLGGTVVQPGALSAWLYRIAANTTTDTLRRRRLISWLPLSLFNEDRGIGAGVLSDSGGVASESFTSNNEDGAGEARSNSISSFYERGGYDGGRFENRVADREIVERIFKQLPPKYAVCLWLYEHDGLSCAEIAEVLGISASAVKMRLMRARERFITLHQQEVGDE encoded by the coding sequence ATGGACACTTCTATCCGTCTCTACAACTCGAATAGCAGATTGCGTTCACTGCTGAATGATGAACCTCAGGCTCGTCCTACCGTCCCTTTGCAGGACGAGGAGAATGGGCCGGCGGAAGTGTCAGTTAGCGGGGATGAGCGAGCAACCGACTCGCTGGAGGCGCAGTCTGTAGCAGTACCGCAGGAACAGGCGCAGCGAGTAGATGTAGCAGACTTTGAGGCGATTTTCCTTCGTTTTCAAGGGCCTATCACAAATTTCATCTACCATCTGATCGGCAATCGCGAACAGGCGTATGATCTTGCACAGGACGTGTTTGTAAAGGCATATAAGGCACTGCTGGGAGGAACGGTGGTGCAGCCAGGGGCATTATCGGCCTGGCTGTATCGCATCGCGGCCAACACAACGACAGATACGTTGCGCCGGCGGCGTCTGATCTCCTGGTTACCACTCTCATTGTTCAACGAAGACCGTGGCATCGGCGCAGGCGTCCTCTCCGACTCTGGAGGCGTCGCGTCGGAGAGTTTCACCAGCAACAACGAGGATGGCGCGGGTGAGGCTCGCAGCAACTCCATCAGTTCATTCTATGAGCGTGGAGGCTACGATGGCGGGCGATTTGAGAATCGCGTCGCGGACCGCGAAATCGTCGAACGCATCTTTAAGCAATTGCCACCTAAATATGCCGTCTGCCTCTGGCTCTACGAACATGATGGATTGTCTTGTGCGGAGATCGCGGAGGTGCTGGGCATCAGCGCCTCAGCCGTAAAAATGCGCTTAATGCGGGCACGGGAACGCTTTATTACGTTACATCAACAAGAGGTGGGTGACGAGTGA
- a CDS encoding alanine--tRNA ligase, with the protein MAINNVSNTVGRSSMSGEQLRQSFLSFFAERGHTIIPSAPLVPENDPTALFISAGMQPLVPYLLGESHPGGKRLANVQKCLRTDDIEEVGDISHNTFFEMLGFWSLGDYWKQDSQRWTLEWFTQVLGLEQERISVTVFAGDNDAPRDDEAARVWLELGIPQERIYYLPKKDNWWGPAGTTGPCGPDSELFYDTGLPKHGPDCRPGCSCGKYIEIGNNVFLQYNKTAQGTFEPLKQRNIDVGLGLERTLCVVLGTEDVYSTDLFSTIVQRIHELRTRQGSKIALPPEQEQRLVRIIADHLRAATFLIADGVTPSNVEQGYICRRLIRRAVRCGHELGISGAFIAEVAQAVIDRYGAVYPELDQHRTTIAGELTREEERFGRTLARGLREFEKIEQGLHRQGQTVVPGEAVFRLFDTFGFPPTLTAELAQERGLTADLEGFDTLFKRHQERSRQANTEKFKGGLADHSERTTQLHTATHLLHQALRDVLGTHVHQMGSNITPQRLRFDFSHPTKLTPAEIKRVEDRVNQQIQRDLPVTMEVMPLQQALDQGALAFFGERYGDLVKVYKIGDYSMEVCGGPHVQHTGTMGHFRVLKAENIGQGVQRIRAVLE; encoded by the coding sequence ATGGCAATCAACAATGTAAGCAACACAGTAGGCAGAAGCAGTATGAGCGGAGAACAACTGCGTCAATCATTCTTGAGCTTCTTCGCCGAGCGCGGGCATACCATCATTCCCTCGGCCCCCCTCGTGCCTGAGAACGATCCAACCGCCCTCTTCATTAGCGCGGGTATGCAGCCGCTCGTCCCATATCTGCTGGGTGAGAGCCATCCCGGTGGGAAACGGCTGGCAAATGTACAAAAGTGCCTGCGCACCGATGATATCGAAGAAGTTGGTGATATCAGCCACAACACCTTCTTTGAGATGCTCGGCTTCTGGTCTCTCGGCGACTACTGGAAGCAGGACTCGCAGCGCTGGACGCTTGAATGGTTCACCCAGGTGCTGGGACTGGAGCAAGAACGCATCTCGGTCACGGTCTTCGCGGGTGATAACGATGCTCCCCGCGATGATGAGGCGGCGCGCGTCTGGCTGGAACTCGGCATTCCGCAGGAGCGCATCTACTACCTGCCAAAAAAGGACAACTGGTGGGGGCCTGCCGGTACGACCGGCCCCTGCGGCCCCGATTCCGAGCTCTTCTATGATACCGGCCTTCCAAAGCATGGCCCCGACTGCCGTCCCGGCTGTAGTTGCGGCAAATATATCGAGATCGGCAACAACGTCTTCTTGCAATATAACAAGACGGCGCAGGGTACCTTTGAACCGCTCAAGCAGCGTAACATCGATGTAGGTCTGGGATTGGAGCGCACGCTTTGCGTCGTACTTGGAACCGAGGATGTCTACTCGACCGATCTCTTCAGCACCATTGTGCAGCGCATCCATGAACTGCGAACTCGCCAGGGAAGTAAGATAGCGCTGCCACCTGAGCAAGAGCAGCGGCTGGTACGCATTATCGCCGATCACCTGCGAGCGGCGACATTTCTGATTGCCGATGGCGTGACGCCCAGCAACGTCGAACAGGGCTACATTTGCCGCCGCCTGATTCGTCGTGCGGTGCGTTGCGGTCACGAACTCGGCATATCCGGCGCGTTCATAGCTGAAGTTGCGCAGGCAGTAATCGACCGCTATGGAGCGGTCTATCCAGAACTGGATCAACACCGGACAACCATCGCCGGCGAGTTAACACGCGAGGAGGAGCGCTTTGGAAGGACGCTGGCACGCGGCCTGCGTGAATTCGAGAAAATCGAGCAGGGATTGCACAGGCAGGGCCAGACGGTTGTACCCGGAGAGGCTGTCTTCCGCCTTTTTGATACCTTCGGCTTCCCACCGACCTTGACGGCAGAGTTGGCTCAGGAGCGTGGGCTAACTGCCGACCTTGAGGGCTTCGACACGCTTTTCAAGCGACACCAGGAGCGTTCGCGCCAGGCCAATACGGAAAAGTTCAAGGGCGGGCTGGCCGACCATAGCGAGCGCACCACGCAATTACATACCGCGACGCACCTGCTCCATCAAGCGTTGCGCGACGTGCTGGGAACGCATGTGCATCAGATGGGCAGCAATATCACGCCTCAACGCCTGCGCTTCGATTTCTCGCATCCTACAAAATTGACTCCCGCCGAGATCAAGCGCGTAGAAGATCGTGTCAACCAGCAAATTCAACGCGATTTGCCGGTTACTATGGAGGTGATGCCGCTGCAACAGGCGCTCGATCAAGGCGCGCTAGCTTTCTTCGGCGAGCGCTACGGCGACCTGGTCAAGGTCTATAAAATTGGCGATTACTCCATGGAGGTCTGTGGAGGCCCGCACGTTCAGCATACCGGCACAATGGGGCACTTCCGCGTACTCAAAGCCGAGAATATCGGTCAAGGTGTGCAGCGTATTCGTGCCGTCCTCGAGTAA
- a CDS encoding threonine synthase, with product MNSRFSYLTHLECSLCHLEYNADQLHTVSPCCARPLLARYDLAAVERDLSPVEIASRDATMWRYHELLPVREERHVLTLGEGMTPLLKAPRLAPEGIEREARILIKDEGQNPTGSFKARGMSAAVSRALELGVSGVVTPTAGNAGAAMAAYAARGGLPAYVTAPEDAPESCIEQASLYGAEVQLIPGLISDAGRLAAEVARQRGWFNVATLREPYRAEGKKTMGLELAEQLGWRLPEAIIYPAGGGTGIVGMWKAFAELRTLGWLKEARMPKMIIVQAEGCAPLVRAFQNGQDEAGAWPADEAQTQAAGLRVPSAIGDRLILSAVRESGGTAIAVSDESMMEMARYAARREGILISLEAAATIAAYHRLIAAHFLEPGNETVLFFTGSGLTEVGKYS from the coding sequence ATGAACTCCCGTTTCAGCTATCTCACTCATTTAGAGTGCAGCCTGTGTCATCTTGAATACAATGCGGACCAGCTACATACTGTGAGTCCCTGTTGCGCGCGGCCACTGCTGGCACGCTATGACCTGGCGGCTGTCGAGCGTGACCTCTCGCCCGTCGAAATAGCATCACGCGATGCGACAATGTGGCGCTACCATGAGCTGTTGCCGGTGCGTGAAGAGCGGCATGTCTTAACATTGGGCGAGGGAATGACGCCGCTACTGAAGGCTCCTCGACTGGCGCCGGAAGGTATAGAGCGGGAAGCTCGCATCCTGATCAAGGATGAGGGACAGAATCCAACAGGGAGTTTTAAGGCACGGGGTATGTCTGCCGCTGTTTCACGTGCTCTTGAATTGGGAGTGAGCGGCGTGGTAACACCGACCGCTGGAAATGCTGGGGCCGCGATGGCCGCGTATGCAGCGCGTGGTGGTCTTCCGGCATATGTGACTGCACCAGAAGATGCTCCCGAATCGTGTATAGAGCAGGCAAGCCTGTATGGTGCCGAGGTACAGCTTATACCTGGTCTGATCAGTGACGCGGGTCGTCTTGCTGCCGAAGTTGCACGGCAACGCGGCTGGTTTAACGTCGCGACGCTGCGAGAGCCCTATCGTGCCGAGGGGAAGAAAACCATGGGGCTGGAACTGGCGGAGCAGCTTGGTTGGCGATTGCCCGAGGCAATCATCTACCCGGCGGGCGGTGGCACGGGTATCGTCGGCATGTGGAAAGCGTTTGCCGAATTGCGTACCCTGGGCTGGTTGAAAGAAGCGCGCATGCCGAAGATGATTATTGTGCAGGCAGAGGGGTGCGCTCCACTGGTGCGCGCTTTCCAGAATGGCCAGGATGAAGCCGGTGCATGGCCAGCAGATGAGGCGCAGACACAGGCGGCAGGTCTGCGCGTGCCTTCGGCTATCGGGGATCGCTTGATTCTTTCAGCGGTACGTGAAAGTGGTGGAACGGCAATCGCGGTCAGCGATGAATCTATGATGGAGATGGCGCGCTATGCCGCTCGACGCGAAGGTATATTAATCTCACTCGAGGCCGCCGCGACTATCGCGGCCTACCACAGACTGATTGCCGCGCACTTTTTAGAACCTGGGAATGAAACCGTCCTTTTCTTTACGGGGAGTGGTTTAACGGAAGTAGGTAAATACTCCTGA
- a CDS encoding thiamine diphosphokinase: MHAVIFAGGTLRAGKAIEAAIASADLVLAADSGAATALHYGIHPAIVVGDFDSLGALPLQELQERGSQIIQAPVEKDETDTELAIDTAIEHGATSITLLGALGGARFDHTVANMMLLAAYENVPIRIVDGPMVCWLLRGPGSSAIEGNSGDLLSLIPLTGEAHGVRTNGLYYPLHGETLHFGRPRGVSNVLTAEKAEVSLEQGMLLIIHTNVQELED, encoded by the coding sequence ATGCATGCCGTGATCTTTGCGGGGGGAACGCTGCGAGCGGGAAAAGCGATAGAGGCGGCCATCGCCTCAGCAGATCTCGTGCTCGCCGCGGATAGTGGGGCCGCGACCGCGTTACACTATGGTATTCATCCCGCGATAGTCGTTGGTGATTTCGACTCGCTGGGAGCTTTACCCTTGCAGGAATTGCAAGAGCGAGGCAGTCAGATCATCCAGGCGCCCGTTGAAAAAGACGAGACCGATACAGAGCTAGCCATCGATACCGCGATAGAGCATGGAGCAACCAGTATTACCTTACTGGGAGCTCTGGGTGGCGCACGCTTTGATCATACGGTGGCAAATATGATGTTGTTAGCCGCGTATGAGAACGTTCCGATACGGATTGTGGATGGGCCGATGGTGTGCTGGTTACTGCGCGGGCCTGGAAGCTCTGCGATTGAGGGCAATAGTGGTGACCTTCTCTCACTAATCCCTCTAACGGGTGAGGCTCATGGCGTGCGAACCAATGGCCTTTATTATCCCTTGCATGGCGAGACGCTTCATTTTGGCAGGCCACGAGGCGTGAGCAATGTCTTGACGGCAGAGAAGGCCGAGGTATCTTTAGAGCAAGGGATGCTGCTCATCATTCATACAAACGTGCAGGAACTCGAGGACTGA
- a CDS encoding type II toxin-antitoxin system HicB family antitoxin — MAVRTFTAVIHKEGDIYVAECPEVGTVSQGYSIEEAVANLKEATELYLQEASLPDTGRPLITTFEATYAA; from the coding sequence ATGGCTGTACGAACCTTTACAGCGGTTATTCACAAAGAGGGGGACATATATGTTGCAGAATGTCCAGAAGTGGGAACTGTTAGTCAAGGATATTCTATTGAAGAGGCTGTCGCTAATCTAAAGGAAGCTACCGAACTCTACCTGCAAGAGGCATCATTGCCTGATACTGGTCGACCACTAATAACGACTTTCGAGGCGACATATGCCGCCTAA
- a CDS encoding DUF1003 domain-containing protein, with protein sequence MDITPGSAVPGHVHSERRTPLLEGMHLKFPTFKHHHPAVINVNEVVDEQLTAGQKIADTVASTVGSWRFIIIQSCILAIWLALNITGIVYRWDPYPFILLNLALSFQAAYAAPFVMMSQNRQAEKDRLTAQNDYICDTKGEEEIRHIMEHLDHQDDLILQIVKRLEEQHMEMREQLARLDPALVKRLATEVQQVIKEQEG encoded by the coding sequence ATGGATATCACTCCTGGATCGGCAGTTCCAGGCCATGTTCACAGTGAGAGGCGTACCCCCTTGCTTGAGGGGATGCACCTCAAGTTCCCCACGTTCAAACACCACCATCCGGCTGTCATCAATGTGAATGAGGTCGTCGATGAACAGTTAACGGCGGGGCAGAAGATCGCTGACACTGTGGCCTCAACCGTTGGCAGCTGGCGCTTTATCATAATTCAAAGCTGTATCCTGGCCATCTGGCTGGCTTTGAACATCACCGGAATAGTCTATCGTTGGGATCCCTATCCTTTCATACTCTTGAACCTGGCTCTATCGTTTCAAGCCGCATACGCAGCTCCGTTTGTGATGATGTCTCAGAATCGCCAGGCTGAAAAAGATCGCCTGACCGCCCAAAACGACTACATTTGTGATACTAAAGGCGAAGAAGAAATCCGTCATATCATGGAGCATCTGGATCACCAGGATGATTTGATCCTCCAGATTGTGAAACGCCTGGAAGAGCAGCATATGGAGATGCGGGAGCAGCTGGCTCGCCTGGATCCGGCCCTGGTGAAACGCCTGGCAACTGAGGTGCAGCAGGTTATAAAAGAGCAAGAAGGGTAA